One genomic region from Bombyx mori chromosome 6, ASM3026992v2 encodes:
- the LOC101736359 gene encoding large ribosomal subunit protein uL1 codes for MAGTIFRLLLTNTTSAHKNITTIRSINTGTVFYAARKGTRAKARAKKIQVEVTKVGFIPHNQRGRKVVKTVVNKHFSDEHKAIPIDDVYPMKYYKWVVYTAEDAVKAHQETHHPTMFNAPDAFIFAKIEFNMTGIKQTRFMDSFTRLSLLPHPFPREEERTILAFCKGAELIKELQDAGATVAGGTDIIKKIQDGQIKLFEYDYVVAHPNILTDLVPIRGLMKKRFPNVRSGTLDPNLKELVKKFAGGIQYKVIKDEAQPSFGSVEVPVGRLNMEPKQVAENIGKLLKDVQAVRPKRDGLFVTRCLLVSPPSTEQLMIDPFVFVDRTLSKEVQDDSDDEDEPVAATA; via the exons ATGGCTGGGACTATTTTCC GTTTGCTTTTGACCAATACCACTTCAGCCCACAAAAATATTACAACTATT agATCCATAAACACAGGAACGGTATTCTACGCAGCCAGAAAAGGTACAAGAGCTAAGGCACgtgcaaaaaaaattcaagttgAAGTCACAAAAGTTGGTTTCATTCCGCACAATCAAAGAGGGAGAAA GGTAGTTAAAACAGTGGTGAACAAGCATTTCAGTGATGAGCACAAAGCGATACCCATCGACGATGTGTATCCTATGAAGTATTACAAATGGGTGGTCTACACGGCTGAGGATGCAGTCAAAGCCCACCAGGAGACCCACCACCCGACCATGTTTAATGCACCTGATGCCTTCATCTTTgcaaaaattgaatttaacatGACTGGTATAAAGCAG ACTCGATTCATGGATAGTTTCACTCGTTTGTCCTTGCTGCCTCATCCTTTCCCAAGAGAAGAAGAGCGCACTATTCTTGCATTCTGTAAAGGAGCAGAGTTAATCAAAGAATTACAAGATGCAGGTGCTACAGTGGCTGGAGGCACAGATATTATTAAGAAGATACAG GATGGTCAGATCAAATTATTTGAATATGATTACGTTGTAGCCCATCCAAACATATTGACGGATTTAGTGCCAATCCGTGGTCTCATGAAGAAGCGGTTCCCTAACGTGAGGTCTGGAACCCTGGACCCTAATCTGAAGGAGTTGGTGAAAAAGTTTGCTGGAGGTATCcaatataaagtaataaaagacGAAGCACAACCGAGTTTTGGATCTGTAGAAGTACCAGTTGGCCGG TTAAATATGGAACCAAAGCAAGTGGCTGAAAATATTGGAAAATTGCTAAAAGACGTGCAGGCTGTCCGCCCCAAGAGAGATGGGCTCTTCGTAACAAG ATGCCTGTTGGTAAGTCCTCCATCTACGGAGCAATTAATGATTGATCCGTTCGTGTTCGTAGATAGAACACTCTCGAAAGAGGTTCAAGATGATAGCGATGACGAAGACGAGCCCGTGGCGGCCACAGCGTAA
- the Rab11 gene encoding ras-related GTP-binding protein Rab11 isoform X1, whose product MGTREDEYDYLFKVVLIGDSGVGKSSLLSRFTRNEFNLESKSTIGVEFATRSIEVDGKTIKAQIWDTAGQERYRAITSAYYRGAVGALLVYDIAKHLSYENVERWLRELRDHADQNILIMLVGNKSDLRHLRSIPTEEAKAFAEANGLSFIETSALDSTNVEPAFQNILTEIYRIVSQRQMRDPPEGDVIRPDAEPADVRPSQADSVRRQCCQ is encoded by the exons ATGGGCACAAGAGAGGATGAATATGATTATTTGTTCAAAG ttgtaCTCATTGGAGATTCTGGTGTGGGTAAAAGCAGTCTTCTGTCGCGTTTCACTAGAAATGAATTCAATTTAGAATCTAAATCTACCATAGGTGTGGAATTTGCAACAAGAAGTATAGAG GTCGACGGTAAGACCATAAAAGCTCAGATATGGGACACGGCCGGGCAGGAGCGGTACCGCGCCATCACGTCGGCGTACTACCGCGGCGCGGTGGGCGCGCTGCTCGTGTACGATATCGCCAAGCACCTGTCGTACGAGAACGTGGAGCGGTGGCTGCGCGAGCTGCGCGACCACGCCGACCAGAACATCCTCATCATGCTGGTCGGCAACAAGAGCGATCTCAGACATCTTAG GTCCATCCCGACGGAGGAGGCGAAAGCGTTCGCGGAAGCCAACGGACTTAGTTTTATCGAGACGTCGGCCCTGGACTCTACCAACGTCGAGCCGGCCTTCCAGAACATTCTGACCG AGATCTACAGGATCGTGTCGCAGCGGCAGATGCGCGACCCGCCCGAGGGTGACGTCATCCGGCCCGACGCCGAGCCCGCCGACGTGCGGCCCTCGCAGGCCGACAGTGTGCGGCGCCAGTGCTGCCAGTAG